GGTCCCATGTTGAATGTGGAGGCCAGCCCCAtcgctgtgctgctggcagagaagctCCCCACCCTCTTTGATGAcgtaaggctgctgtgggagctgagcctgcagaggGGCATGCGGCAaggggcaaggacagctgccctccagcccagccccgcgggcagcacttgggcagggctgctgccctctttactcccctgggctctgctgggaggccttctgggctctgcagcccagcacagcctctccttggcaggatgaggcctccgctgcccccagccctaCCACCCCGCAGCTGCTGGGGCCCCCCAGGCACAaacaggagccctgcagcattctgggcagcactctgcttccccactgcctgcaccccctgccctgcactgcagctggaaacctaGGGCAAGAGCCAGAGTCAGGTGCCAGAGTTGGGTGCTGGCCCAGAGGGGCTTGTGGGGTCACCCTGAAGCAGtgcactgagagctgcccctgtgtCTTCTCTGCAGGCACCCCAGTTCGTGTGCAGGCTCAGCCAGTGGCCCCACTGTCAGGGGAGCCTGAAAGCGTTCTTCCCCGGCCTCCTTATGGCCCTCATCAGTCACCTTGCAGAGGCTGTAAAGACATCAGGCTGCAAGGATACAGAGGCTGTCGTGGATTCCTTTGTCCAAACAGTCCCGGATTTGCTCAAATTCAGACTTGAGGCCTGGCTGCTGGAACAGGTACTCCTGCAAAGCACACACTTAACTCATTCTCCAGGAAACGAAAAGTTAGTTGGATAAATTACTGAGCAATGTCACTGTCAGCTGTCTGGAAACTCCCAGCAAGAGGCACCGTCAGGGAACAGAACACCCTGGGGCTCATTCACCACCCGgtagagttttaaaaatatttgggaaaattaATCCTGGGGTGATGATATTTGTGAGCATGAACCAAAACCATGGCAAACAGCCCACCCAAGACAAGATCCCCCCCAAACCACGAGACCCCCACGTCTGCCTCGCCAAGCACAAGCCCCAGGGAACACACGTGACAAGCACTAAAACACCCACAGAACTCACCAAGGACTTGGAGGTCACTGTCCAGGACaactgcaaagggaaagcaaagttCAGTGACAAAGCTGGGAAGCAGGTTTGCAGACTGTGATGGTGCTTGTGAGCTCCTCAAACCCCAAGCCCTCCTCGTAGGAAGGGAACAAGGCAGAACAAACCTGCCAGTGCACAGGGTGCTCCGGGTTGCAGAGCTACTGACCCCGTGGGGCCCTCCCACCCGTGACACGTGATGCACGAGTGCCACCGGGGATTACCAACTGCATAAAAAATGTGGACGAAGAGTTTCCAAATTTCAACAAGCAGAAGAACAAACTATGGACTCCAGACTCCTTCATCTCCCTCTTTAGAGACGCCCAGTAAGCCCCCAGAGCACACCAGTACCTTCTTCCACTACAAACTCTTCTGTGATGGGGATAACCTGCTCCAGCCAGACATCCTCAGCTGCTATGGCCATCCTCTGGTGAGTGTACACATGGAGCCTGCGAGCACAGAGCAGGCAAAAGCAATTCTGCAGGCACAGACAGACCCCGacccctccagctgcctcctgcagcccccaaagTCACTTATGGGCTGTGTACCCCCATTTCAATGAGAACTGATTTGGTTCTGGGAAAATTCACCAGCCCTGAACCTCTAGGGCCTGAGCTTTTCTCTGACATTCATACCACGCAGCCAGAGGACTTGCCAGGCACTTCACTTCCAAACCTCCAaggctcctgccccagcagaaaGTGTTTGGGGTAAGAAGTTTCCAAGCCCGGTAAGAGACCCTCAGAGCtctcagctcttctccagaTGCTACAGGAACAGCCTTGCTTGCAAAAGCCCTTTAAGATCTTCCGGTCCAACACCGAACCCAGCCAGGGCTACCACTGAACCACATCCCTCCGCACACCCACACCGCATTTCAGCGTCCCcgggatggtgaccccaccgCTCCCTCTCCACCCCCCCGGTACCCCCGGGTCCCCGGCACCTACGCGCGTTGCCCGCCGCtctccaccagccccagcagacGGCTCTCCCGGCTCTCCCCGTCGACCAGAACCCCCTGCACCGCCTGGGCCGAGGGTCAAGGAAGGACGGGACCAGACAGGACCGGACGGGATCAGACAGGAAGAGACGGAACCGTACGGGACCCCCGGGGCCGCCCCCCGTAGGCACCATCGAGACCGAGCCAAAGGATACGATCCGGCAGatcttcccctcctccaggctctccTGGATGGCCACCAACTGATCCATCCTCGGTACCGGTACCGGTTCCGGTGGCCGCCCCACTCCGGTCGCTCAGCGGAGCTCTCACGAAGCATCGTTGCGGAGCCGCCGCTCCCCCCGCTAACGGCACCGCCCGCCAATGGCACAGACACGGCCCGGTCCAGCCTGGGCTCCTTTACTCCGGCCCAGCCCCGGTTCCTCCGGCCTTTGCCCCCAGCGGCACCAGACACGGAATGACGCGGCGGGGCCGGCAGAGCGGTCCCTGGGAATAGGGGCTGTTAAAAACATTTGACTCGTCTTAGcgataacaaaacttttattgtaaatgagagagatatatatgcaaagcagcgcgctgggcgACCGAGGCAGGACACCTCCGCCAACGGTTCGCGCCTTGGATAGggtaaaccagtccttttatactttcggtaacccccctccctcttagtcctttattagtttctcattgGAGGCTCTTTCGCGGGCTCTCTGTATTGGTCCCTGGTCCGCAGGTTCTGTCCcgttgctaagggaagagcttctttgttctgTCTTGCGGACTTGCCTCGTGGTCTTCGACAtgccccaacatgttttcccacaaacaacccgAACAAAAACCCCGATCCTATGATTACAAACCAcacccaattaaacattctagggaaggattcattcaacaaaacaataaaaatttcaaCTGGTATTTATTACAGGGGCGGTGGTGGCGGGGGCTGGCGGGACAACGGGACCGGGAGCAGCTCCCATCCCATGCACGGAGGGGTAAAGGGGGGGGCACGATCTCCGCCCTGGTcccagaggaaaggggagaggggcaggagggttGATTTCTTGGTGAAAGCAGGAGATGTCCCGTTTTAACAAAAAATGGGTGGGATTTTTGAGACAGAAACCCCCTGGGTTTCATCCCATTTCCAGGCgctggggagaggctgccaCTGGGGcctgaaacaaaaaactcagCCCAAACCCTGGGCTGTGGCTTTGAGGCACCAGAGCAGGATGAGGCAGCCTGGAAGGAGCCAGACAGCAAttcctccaggctgcagcaatTCCTCCAGGCTCCAGAAATTCCTCCTCCGGGCTCCAGAAATTCCTCCTCCAGGCTCCAGAAATTCCTCCAGGCTGTAGCAattcctcctccaggctgcagcaatTCCTCCGGCAGGCTCCAGAAATTCCTTCTGACTCCAGAAAttcctcctccaggctgtgCTCATCCCatctgatgtaaacactttgaaaatacaaaatatgtctcttgaatcagtattttttctgctctttttaaaatataccaaacatcctcaattaacagatttttcccccaaacttaactagcttctgttttatatcatgcttgacaagctcctaaagataagactgcttatccagtcgcctgctggtacatggtccagacaaaggtaataaattgagCAGGGTACCAAGGACTGAAagacaataataaataaaagagaagttcttgagatggcaaaatctgtgttatttctagcaagtctgtgtgccagtgatttatgaaaagacagaacttctgctgtataaaactccaagagaaaaaggagaagtgctcggctcttcttctcccccccccctcagcacTTCGGCTTCaagctacgggacagagaagcggcaggagcgacagaccctatgcacccgactacagccagaggccagggccggcggacggtggtaacatcttgattactctctccttcttttctcttcttaatgactcttctctccaaagtaactaattgtataaatcctaaataaatccttttaacttgttaaaatcataaagcctgattattttcagaaattcacgcgtcgtctatgagtagtggctgaattttcctctcaaacaaaatataaataataactcggatcgtaacaccatcccatcccatcccatcccatcccatcccatcccatcccatcccatcccatccctgcaacccaggagctgcccagccGGTGGCATCGCAGGAGGACTGGGGAGTGAAAGCCTCCCTGGAGCCAGGGCCAGCgctgtcctcctgcagcacccaggctcTCCCGGCCTCCCCAGAACCCCCCATCACAGACACACGGACTCTTTATATTTTTGCAATCTTTTCATTAAAGAGACACCCgtgggaggggggagcagggcgTGTGGCATTGAGGTGACACGGGGGAGCTTTGCCCAGCTCCATCCAATGCaggaacagctctgctctgccttaaGCAGGAGAGGATCACAGATGTGATGTAGGATCATCTAAAACAGGAGACACATTTGGATGAATCCCATTTTCCTGCTTAAGAATTGGAGCTGGAGCACAGTTACGCATCCTACTTACCCAGGTGAGGTATTTCCATAGCAGAGTAGTTTTACACTAACAAGAAGCTGCCCACAGAGGCTGTGCTGCAAGCAGATTATTAACTAGAGCAGATCCTGTGCCTTCAGTCAAGGcagatttttgtggtttttcagCAGCCTTAACACACACCCTCTTGTTCCTCTTCCTGAGGTCACTGGTTCCAGCACCTgcagtcccagcagcaccaaggcagacactgcagcagctcccagaaaCCATCATTAGCTTGCAGGTCTCACAGGTTttcagcagggcagggaagaaTCTCTCTTTGTAGCTCCCTCAGTGCACAGATTTAGTGCTTTTCCCCTGTGTACACTGGGGGAGTCTCGACTACAAGGGtttaaaaattctctgaaaTGTCAGACACCAAACACCAGCCCTGGGACACTGCAGGTTTGGGAGTGAAGCTGAGGAATGGGAggtggaaagaatttctttactgggagggtgctcagacattggaatgggctgcccagggaaggggtggattctccatccctggagatatttgaaaagagcctggatgtagcactcagtgccatgggctgggaaccacggggggggtggatcaagggttggacttgatgagctctgaggtcccttccaacccagccaattctaggattctattctatgattctatgaaatgtgtGGAGGTTTTGTGTCACCATCCAGGTGGGAGTGAGGCTTGCTCTGAACCAACAGCCTGAACCCAGTTACTGCAAAACACCTCATTGAGTTAAACTGGTTTTGTCAAGAGATCTGAACCATCCTGAGAAATGCTCCTTTCAGTCTTGTCTGCTCACCCAAACATTGATTATTTTGagtgaaacagagaaatgtgaAACAGATCCCTGGGGGCAGAAATGAGCTGCCTGGGGGGTGTGGATATCCTGGGTTTCACTGTTTGGCTTTTATTTGCAGGCAAAGCAAAGTCAAACCTGAAGTGACAGCTGAGATGGTGCAATCCTCTGATGTGATGGATTCAAGAAAGGCTTCACTCTTGCCAGAACCGGACTTTGGAGTCAGAGGTACTTTAATAACAGCTCGTCTGAAAGAGATGGAGGATTCCTACACAGAAATCCAGAACTTCAGGTAAGGAGCACTCCTGAGAAGAACTTACTATAAAGCTGTCAAAATCACTcttgtttgttattttatctGATGTCCCTGTGAGTAAGAAATTCATGAGAAAAGGATGATTCAGgcttttcagcagctttggTTCCTCGTTTGAGAGAATTTCATTCATGTCTTTTTCAAGGCTTGCCACATGgttcttgtaaaaaaaatggcttttttgaCATTACTTCTTCCTGAGCTTATTTCAGATTCTGTCTGAAAATACATCAAGCGTGTGCACCTCTGGCTTTCTCTCTCACTGCTTCTGTTCACTACTTCTCCATAAAGGTGTTCACAAGAGCTTGAGTGAAATATAAGTAGTACCAAAACTTTACTGTGGTTTAAAAAATTTTATCTATGTTATTCTGTGAATTTATCATTTCAAACTGCTACTGGATAGCTCTtgtctttatatatatatatatatatatatgtaaaaatgtGTAACCTGTAAAACATGCCTATGAACATGCTACTGAAATGAAATCATTTTAGGGGTTTACACTTTGTCACATTTTCCAAATTCCCCCCTGGAAACTTGTTACTGGGAAGTGGTAATGTGCAATATGAAGTACAGGGGTTAATAACAGTGGTGTTTCCatcagctctgccctctgcagctctgggatttAGCTCAtttctttgcagattttttgCTGGGACATACAATGTGAATGGTCAGGCCCCCAAAGAGAGCCTTGAGCCTTGGCTGAGGTGTGATGCTGAGCCACCAGACATCTACTGCCTGGGGTGAGTGTCCCCTCCTGGCCTGGGGCTTTCCTGTGACTGCAGCAGGGGGTGTCCAGCTCCTTAGCTTTACAGAGCCTCCAATCAGCAGAACTGAATGTTGAGTTTTCAGctataaattgaaataaattataaattgaGTACAAGTTGGTGTAGTTCTTTCccagaggaaagggatggagtTATCAACAAGTGCATGCATCTCTGGGTTCCTTCCTCTGACACAGTTTCCAGGAGGTTGTTCTGAGTAaagaagctttctttttctgtggaacACCACGGGAAGAGGAATGGTTGAAAGCTGTCACTGAGAGTCTTCACCCAGATGCCAAATCTGAAAAGGTAAACGTGGAATCACTTCCCACCTGggcctctttccctctgctttctcttcttctccaccGCTGTCTCCTCCAGGGGTTCGTGGGTTTTTGCTCTGAAGTGATGGAGGGGGAGTTGCTgtgcagggacaggacaggagaccAGAGCAAGGAAATTGCTGCTGTCTTGGGGGAGGAGAATAGGAATCATCTTAGTCTCTTCATCTACACAATCCATGGTGGGATGAGTTTGAAGGTATCTTGGTTggaacactgctgctgttttggtcTTGCTCCTCTCTTGTCACTGTTAGTGAAGGGAAATTCCTCCCGCgggctgtgcctgggctgtaggttttgttttgggcttcAGCTTTCTTCCCTGTGGTGTTTGGTCCCTGGCtcctctgggtgctgtgctgtgagTGCCCAGCTGATCCTTCTGATGAGcctggaattctttttttttttttaatctgtatttttgtggCTCATGTTCTGGACAGGGGGCGATGGGACTTCTCTCTTCAAACCTCTCCCCTTGTAGTATTTCCTGGAACAGGGTCTGTTTTccccagttggggctggcccaggtgcgcatgcccgggatcggcagggtgtggttcctgagcaggctccagagccaggcggatcgaagttagttcactgatagtaacccgaaccaacactagctcgactgactctgttcgcgaaccgagctcgcgcccacggcgagattcgtctcacgcaacatctggcccaactgggcacaggtggggcgagcaccgtccgggcccatcacccggcaagtcctggcacctgctgcctacagaaaCACGTGAGGCTGGTGGGAATCATGCTCCTGTTGTACGTGAGAGAGGATCCGGTGATTAACATCTCCGAGGTGGAAGCTGAGACGGTGGGCACTGGGATCATGGGGAAGATGGTAGGAATGGTGGCAACCCTGGGCTGAGGCTCctctgttgtgtgtaaaagctcctgaccaattccttgtcttttatctttcagggtaacaaaggtggtgttgccataaggtttaaattccataacactactactctgtgcattgtgaattctcaCCTAGCAGCTcacatagaggaatacaagaggaggaaccaggacttccaggacatctgctctcggatgcagttccgccagtcagatcccaacttggcctctctcaccattgccaaacatgagtatgctccccctctggctgtgcccatcactccgtggggcagggagaacttgaggaacacaggagagtgccaggttctcctggctgggatgtgggaaggggtcagaaatgctttactggaaccctggggctgagggtggtcactgtccaggtctAACAAGTCACctgccaccctgtgctctcccagctttgttttattttcaagtgaggatgtggcagcaatgtgcactgatttccccagggggatttaatctctgggatatcagaagcaccagttatcaagaggcagtgacaaggatgcagaacgggaattaaaagcagcaaaaaatagaaaataaagcttcactttcaggttttcactgctgcttgttgtctctgatggccaagcagacacagcacccagctgacagtgttgggaggagctgctgggtcctgcctgtggccagaccgtgcacacttgtgctctgtgttctcctgcagtgtgattttatggctgggtgacctcaactatcgtctggaggatctcgatgtggcaaaagtgaagcagctggtggaagagaaagcttttccagagctctggcagtatgaccaggtactgAATGAGGCaaaggaatgcaaatgcagtctttgaaggctttacagagggagagctttctttccagccaacacacaaatatgatgctggctgtgatgactaAAGAGTGGCAGATCTAATGAGTctaaacaggaacagttcttaggttattgctcttcctctcctttaggtccagtttacatctattcatcttgcttttcttccactgatgtttaccagaactttttcccaggaaaaatccattggctttccccagggctgtacaaaaacaaggaattatttttgttagtttctttttggttgttgttgttggtttggggttttttcccttggcaaaattttgagcatcttttacttgctgataccttctctacctcctcagaccagctatatagagcctctgtacctcagatcagagcagctggggtctgaaatggagcatttgtgctgtctgtagccgagtgcatccttgtgtaagtctgggtattgcactgattggatccaaagaacaaaagaaatattttcagctttgaagaagcagaaagcaaagcatgatacagagctacttaagagcagacaattttgcaactgctcaaagcagctctggcaaacacaactttggtggagacctggctgcaggccatggcaggaaaacagagtctctgggagagcagtgtcttgccttgctttgttcctccacctgagctgtAATTTTGGCCTCTGTTTTAGTGAGAAATGTCGTGTTCCTGCCTGGTGTGACCGGATACTCTGGAAAGGGCAGAACATTGCTCAGCTGAGCTACAGGAGCCACATGGCTCTGAAGATCAGTGACCACAAACCAGTCAGCTCTGTGTTTGATATCGGGGTGAgtacagcagagctggaggaaaaaactcctgctggtgctggtgctggtgctggtgctgctggtgctgctgctggtgctggtgctggtgctgctggtgctggtgctttTAAAACCCTCCATATTTTCAGTGAGCAAACTGGATGTTTTCCCAAGGCAATCCTGGAGCCTTCAGAGCAGGAGATGTTTGCCCACTCAACATGGATGGAAGGAAAACATTCTTCATCGGGAGAGTGGCaggatactggaataggttgcctagagaagttgttgatgcccttcctgggaagtgtttaaggccaggttggatgaggctttgtgACACCTGGTGTAGCCATTTCATGATTCTCTACCTCCTTAGGAGCTGTGTCCCGACTTCTCTGCAATACCTGAAAAAGCTTGGGCTTTGttatgggcagctcagcagacagcagtgagactcagtgcctgaggcaagttgcttcttttaaattctctcctggctgatgcccagcagTGGGGTGTGGTTGGTGGCTAATGACAGCCATtagtggctcatttcaggctggctgttccaaagctgggctgcctgtggaaggtcaggctggtgctggggcctgcagaggatgtgtttgcagcagggaacttgGAGGTGcttttctgtgtagctgggtgTGACACATGTGgcatggtgacagttaacatttgtgtctgctgggacacctcgggtggcgtgcgggagcatcccccctgcagggtttgtgtgggatccccttggagctgattgcttgcaaagcaagatgtttCTATTTCTAAAGGAAGTTGCTTCAGAAAGTGGCAGCAATATTTCTGCTGAAGACTATTTTTGACTTTGATGGTTAACTTGGTGTATTTGCCTGTCCTTTCAGGAGGGCTTCACCCCACTCAGTCTTGCTGTCTCAGAAGGTCAGGTAGAGACAGTTGAGTTTCTCCTGAAAAtgggagctgatgtgcatgctGGAGACCAGCAACAAAGGTAAGGGGTTTATCCACATGGGTCCCTTGAGTATTCTTTCGGTGGCACTgctgagaggcacagcagcctcatGTGCACTGAAGTGTTGGACCTGTGGCAGCTTGGTGTGACCATGCAGTTGTTTTGACTCCCTCTCCCATGTTGTAGTTGCTTTTAAtggaacctgctttttcttttgctcattGTCAAGTAATGGGAGAGCAagctgagagcaagcaggaatgaaaatattgactgtctgtgtaaaatgatgACTTCGTAGCACATCTggatctttcagaaccccactcatgatggctgcttctgttgggAAGATGAAGTTGATCCAAGTTCTCCTGCAGTATGCTGTTCCAGCACATGAAAGGGATTCTTAGctgtgaggaggaagagcagaagaCCTTTGCAATCATTTTCTATGCTGAGGTAAGCCTTGTGGGAGGCAGTGCCCCTTCTTCCAGATGCTTCTGAagctgtccctctgtcccaggaAGCTACCGGCTGGGAGCCTCCAGtccctggagcagggacagagggctctgctgtcagtccctctgccctccagcccttcctgctggggcagtgctcagcacccctgggtgtccacaggcagggcttccCCCCGGACGGGCTGTGTTAGCCCCCAGGCCCTGAGCTGGCATGGGGAACCAGGAGCTGGACAGTGCCGGGGTCCTGCAGCTTCGCTCATCTCTCACGGCTGtcattctttcagctgctgggctgccaggacatTGCAAAGACTTCGAGTGACCTGAGCTGCCTGCGGTCATGTCTGAAGTGTGGCAGTCACAGTGTCCGTCTGCTGGCACTCAGGGCCTTGGTGGAGCTGTGGGCACATCCACAGATGGGGAGTGAGGCGGAGTCAGGCGGAGCTGggttggcagcctggggctggggcatgGGGGTAACGTGGTGCTTTGGTCCTGGCTGTTAACTCTTCTGCTAAATGCTACCTGCCAGGAAGTGGTTATTTTTCCCAACGctgcttcctctctttctctttataGTCCTAGTGACCAACtgtcagcaagtgcagctcaggagaaggcagaagcagatcATGCAGGTGATGCAGACGACATCATTGTCCTCAGCACTCCCCAGTGGGAAGAAGCTTCTGGTCCTACGTtggatgcagctgctgtggacagaggagGCAGGATTTTGAAGTCTGGAGGAGCTCAGGAGGAAAAGGACCCAGGCCTTTCCTTGAGGTGGTTTGtattgtcagcactgactgtgtTTCCTTTTGACTTCAGCGCAGGCATCAGgtggagcagcacaagaagtTTTGTGAATGTGCTGATTCGTTACTCGTTGGCGATGCTTCTTGTCAAGCTGTGAGGGCAGCTGTGACTCCATGTCCACTAGCAGGGTTGTTGTATTACCTTGTCCTCCAGACAAAGCATTCAATTGCCTTGTGATCAAACACCTAGCTCCTTGTAtgaggttttaaaatccagtctaTGGTTTGGAGGCCACAGAACCCTAAAGGAATCTTAGAAAACCAGTATATTTAGATAATGCAATGTTGTCTTCTGCTTTACCTGTGAGAGCCTACAGTGGgaggttttattctttctgggttcttcagttctgttttatcAGAACTGTG
The nucleotide sequence above comes from Heliangelus exortis chromosome 9, bHelExo1.hap1, whole genome shotgun sequence. Encoded proteins:
- the LOC139800041 gene encoding LOW QUALITY PROTEIN: type II inositol 1,4,5-trisphosphate 5-phosphatase-like (The sequence of the model RefSeq protein was modified relative to this genomic sequence to represent the inferred CDS: deleted 1 base in 1 codon; substituted 1 base at 1 genomic stop codon); translation: MVQSSDVMDSRKASLLPEPDFGVRGTLITARLKEMEDSYTEIQNFRFFAGTYNVNGQAPKESLEPWLRCDAEPPDIYCLGFQEVVLSKEAFFFCGTPREEEWLKAVTESLHPDAKSEKVNKHVRLVGIMLLLYVREDPVINISEVEAETVGTGIMGKMGNKGGVAIRFKFHNTTTLCIVNSHLAAHIEEYKRRNQDFQDICSRMQFRQSDPNLASLTIAKHDVILWLGDLNYRLEDLDVAKVKQLVEEKAFPELWQYDQVXMRQRNANAVFEGFTEGELSFQPTHKYDAGCDDYCFSEKCRVPAWCDRILWKGQNIAQLSYRSHMALKISDHKPVSSVFDIGVSTAELEEKTPAGQVETVEFLLKMGADVHAGDQQQSPSDQLSASAAQEKAEADHAGDADDIIVLSTPQWEEASGPTLDAAAVDRGGRILKSGGAQEEKDPGLSLRWFVLSALTVFPFDFSAGIRWSSTRSFVNVLIRYSLAMLLVKL
- the LOC139799469 gene encoding type II inositol 1,4,5-trisphosphate 5-phosphatase-like, whose protein sequence is MDQLVAIQESLEEGKICRIAVQGVLVDGESRESRLLGLVESGGQRALHVYTHQRMAIAAEDVWLEQVIPITEEFVVEEGTGVLWGLTGRL